The following are encoded together in the Acinetobacter radioresistens DSM 6976 = NBRC 102413 = CIP 103788 genome:
- the gshB gene encoding glutathione synthase: MRVLVVMDPIENVNLKKDSTMAMLWAASRRGHELGYALQQDLYIDQGKAWGLISPLKVFEDYNHYYELGEKQKESIAAYDVVLMRKDPPFDMNFVYTTYILEQAEREGARIVNKPQSLRDCNEKLFATQFPELQVPTLVTSQQQLIREFIAEHQDVIVKPLDGMGGAGIFRLSATGANIGSTLEMLTQLGQQPIMAQRYIPEIVDGDKRILMINGEPVPYCLARIPQNGEIRGNLAAGGLGEARLLTENDKAIAAKVGPYLREKGLIFVGLDVIGNYVTEINVTSPTCIREIDNQFGTSIADDLFEALENSSSA, from the coding sequence ATGCGCGTACTTGTTGTGATGGATCCGATCGAAAATGTAAATCTGAAAAAGGACTCAACCATGGCCATGCTATGGGCAGCCAGCCGTCGTGGCCATGAACTCGGTTATGCATTACAGCAAGACTTATACATTGATCAGGGTAAAGCCTGGGGCCTGATTTCTCCTTTAAAAGTATTTGAAGACTATAATCATTACTACGAGTTAGGCGAAAAACAAAAAGAATCAATCGCAGCCTATGATGTGGTATTGATGCGTAAAGATCCGCCATTTGACATGAACTTTGTCTATACAACTTATATTCTGGAGCAGGCAGAGCGGGAAGGTGCACGTATTGTCAATAAACCGCAGAGCCTGCGCGACTGTAACGAAAAACTGTTTGCAACTCAGTTTCCAGAATTGCAGGTGCCAACCCTGGTGACCTCACAGCAACAGCTGATTCGTGAATTTATTGCAGAACATCAGGATGTGATTGTCAAACCACTTGATGGTATGGGCGGCGCTGGAATTTTCCGCTTAAGTGCGACAGGAGCCAATATTGGTTCCACACTAGAAATGCTGACTCAACTCGGACAACAGCCAATTATGGCACAGCGTTATATTCCGGAAATTGTTGATGGTGATAAACGTATTTTAATGATCAACGGAGAGCCTGTACCATACTGCTTGGCGCGTATTCCACAAAATGGTGAAATACGCGGTAATCTGGCAGCAGGTGGTTTGGGTGAGGCCCGTCTCTTAACTGAAAATGATAAAGCAATTGCAGCTAAAGTTGGACCTTACCTGAGGGAGAAGGGCCTGATCTTTGTAGGCCTTGACGTTATTGGTAATTATGTGACTGAAATTAACGTTACTAGTCCAACCTGTATTCGCGAAATTGATAACCAGTTTGGTACTTCAATTGCAGATGATCTGTTTGAAGCTCTGGAAAACAGCTCCTCAGCTTAA